ATCTCCTACCATTGCTACCACATGACCCTCATTTTGCAGACGACGTATCTCGCCTGCCTTATCACCGGGAAGGACATTGGCCATAATATGATCGATCCCTACGGCATTTCCAACGGCTTCCGCTGTCTTCTCGTTATCTCCGGTGATCATCGCGACCTTGAGACCCATGTCTTTCAGCATGTCAATTGTTCCCCGGGCCGATTCCTGAGGCAGATCCGAAAGGGCTATTACGCCCATAACACGCCCATAACCAGCCACAAAAACAGATGTTTTGCCCTCATTTGCAAGCGTTTTTGCTCTCTGGTCAAGCCCGTGGAATTCGATCCCCTCCTTTTCCATAAGCCGCTGATTTCCTACAAATACATCCCTGCCGTTGACGACCCCTCTGGCCCCGAAGCCGGAAAGCGCTTCAAAATTGTCGACAGGAGCAAATGCGACATGTTCCTGTCGAGCTTTTTCGATAATGGCCTGTGCCAGGGGATGTTCTGAAACAGCTTCAATAGAAGCGGCAATCTCAAGGACATCTTTTAAAACAACCCCCTCTGCCGGGACGATGTCCGTGACCTCAGGTTCTCCTCTGGTCAATGTTCCGGTCTTGTCAAACACAACAATTGTCAATTTGTGCGCCTTTTCCAGGCTTTCCCCCCCTTTGATCAAGATTCCGTTTTCAGCCCCCAATCCAGTCCCTACCATAACCGCAGTCGGCGTTGCCAGACCCAGGGCGCATGGACAGGCAATGATAAGAACAGACACAAAGTTTAACAGGGCTCGACTGAATATCGGCTCAGGTACAATGAAATACCATATTAGGAAGGTAAGCGCTGCAATGCAGAATACTACGGGTACAAATATTGATGCCACCCTGTCTGCCACTCGCTGGATAGGAGCCTTTGAGCCCTGGGCCTCTTCTACCAGCCTTATGATCTGTGCCAGCGCTGTCTCGGCCCCTACCTTGGTTGCCGTGAAGGTAAAACTGCCGCTTTTGTTCAATGTAGCGGCAAATACTTCACTGCCCTGCTCTTTTGAAACCGGCATGCTTTCGCCGGTAAGCATTGACTCATCTATTGAAGAGGCGCCTGAGGCAATCACGCCGTCCGTGGGAATTTTTTCACCTGGCCTGACGAGAACCAAATCCCCTTTTATTACGTCCTCAATCAGGATATCAGACTCCTCGCCATCTCTTATTACACGCGCGGTCTTTGGCTTGAGCCCCATCAACCTCTTGATAGCCATCGAGGTCTTTGCCTTTGTCCCGGCTTCCAAAAAACGTCCCAAAAGAATAAGGGTGATAATCATGGCCGCGGCATCAAAATAGACATGAGGCATAATGCCCGCGCTTTCAAAAAATTGAGGTCGAAATGTGGTCAGGGTAGAATAAAGATAAGCTGACAGGGCGCCCACGGCAACCAGGGTGTTCATATCCGTGGTTTTTTGCTTTGCCGCCTTGAGAGCCCCCCTGTAAAACCTGCTCCCCACCCAGAATACCACAGGGGTAGTCAGGACAAAAAGGGCTATTAACATGATCTGCCTGGGTATGGCCTTCAGAAAGGGAAACCAGTGCTGCATGGAGCCCATAAAGATAAGTACGCTGAGAACTACGCCGACACCTAACTTGAGCTTAAGCTCCTTCAACTCTCTTTGGCCGGCCGCCTCTACAGGGTCCTCAAGGGTTTCGCCGACCACATCGTAGCCAAGGTCTCTGATTTTCTCCGTTATAACATCGGGGTTAAGAATAGACGTATCATATTCAACCGTTGCCTTTTCCGTGGCAAAGTTTACGGAAGCGTTTTGCACGCCTTCAAGACTTCTTAGCCCTTGTTCAACCCGGCGGACGCATGAAGCGCACGTCATGCCATGAATACTGAGCGTGGCTTTACGATTCGACTTCATATCCGGAACTTTTTATTTTTTTTCGGATTGTATCCATGTCGACTGTGCCAATTTCATCAAACATAGCCTCTCCTTTTTTGAGATCTACCTTGATATTCTTGACTGAGCCGATACCTTCCAGGGCTTTGGTCACGGCCATCACACAGTGGTTGCAGGACATTCCTTTGATCTTGATACTTGTCATACTGTTTTCTCTCCTGGTTTATTTTATTCTGAAAAACCTGGTCATTTGGATCAGGTTTCTTTATTGTAACAAATCCAGAAAAGGCAGCTTAGCGCTTATGCTTTGTTTAGTGAGAGTAAGTTACTAATTTAAGATCAAAGTTTTCATAATAAAGCTGAGATTGGGGAAATAACAGCTGGAAATAATATCGAACTCATCCATAAAACATTTTATATTCCCTATATATACATTTGGTCAAGGAAATTATTCATCTTCATTTTCTACAAATAGGACAGTATTCTAAGAATGTGAGACCGTTGGAAAACGCCTCCTTTTGGTCAATTTTGATTATTGCGAGGAGCAAGTGAGCCTTTAGCCGCTAACAAAGCGTGGCTGGACGCGGCTCTCGTGGATTGACGAAATAACATTGGTCTGTGTCAGTCCGTGTGGTTCTGTGGCTAAATAAAAAAATCTGCGTAAATCCTCCAGGGGCGTACAGGTCTGCGAAATCTGTGGATGTCCCCCGAACCTCCATGTATCGGTTCCGGATTTCGCTTGACTGAAAAGAAAATAACATCTAAAATAGTTTAAAAGTTTAATTGTTTATTTTGTCCTGAAAAACCTGATCCTTTGGGCCAGGTCAGAGATAGATGGCTTTGCCTTGCACCAAATTTTAAATAAACTTCAAATTACAATATTCAATAACCAAAACTTTTCAGGGCGATACATTGTTTGGATTTTCGAATTTCGGTCATTGGAAATTGTTTGTAATTTATTGTTTAAAGGAGGAACCATGTCAACGTCAACAATAATGAAAATAAGCCCTCAGGGGCAAATTCGTATACCCAAGAAGATTATGATTACTCTCGGGATTGAAAAAGGTGACTATCTTGAAGTGGATGTTGAAAAAAGTCAGATTGTCTTGAAGCCCAGAAAACTTATTGACCCTTCGCAGGGATGGTATTGGACAAAAGAATGGCAAAAAATGGAAGCCGATGTTGATGAGGAAATCGAAAAAGATCAGCTTTCCGCCGAATTCGAGTCTGCGGAAGAAGGATTGAAATGGTTGAAAAAGTAACAGCCTATCAGTTCAGCAGGCAATTCAAAAAAGAATATAAT
This genomic window from Anaerolineae bacterium contains:
- a CDS encoding heavy metal translocating P-type ATPase, producing the protein MKSNRKATLSIHGMTCASCVRRVEQGLRSLEGVQNASVNFATEKATVEYDTSILNPDVITEKIRDLGYDVVGETLEDPVEAAGQRELKELKLKLGVGVVLSVLIFMGSMQHWFPFLKAIPRQIMLIALFVLTTPVVFWVGSRFYRGALKAAKQKTTDMNTLVAVGALSAYLYSTLTTFRPQFFESAGIMPHVYFDAAAMIITLILLGRFLEAGTKAKTSMAIKRLMGLKPKTARVIRDGEESDILIEDVIKGDLVLVRPGEKIPTDGVIASGASSIDESMLTGESMPVSKEQGSEVFAATLNKSGSFTFTATKVGAETALAQIIRLVEEAQGSKAPIQRVADRVASIFVPVVFCIAALTFLIWYFIVPEPIFSRALLNFVSVLIIACPCALGLATPTAVMVGTGLGAENGILIKGGESLEKAHKLTIVVFDKTGTLTRGEPEVTDIVPAEGVVLKDVLEIAASIEAVSEHPLAQAIIEKARQEHVAFAPVDNFEALSGFGARGVVNGRDVFVGNQRLMEKEGIEFHGLDQRAKTLANEGKTSVFVAGYGRVMGVIALSDLPQESARGTIDMLKDMGLKVAMITGDNEKTAEAVGNAVGIDHIMANVLPGDKAGEIRRLQNEGHVVAMVGDGINDAPALTTADIGIAIGAGTDVALEASDITLITSDLRSVPNAIKLSFQTMRVIKQNLFWAFFYNSLGIPVAAGVLYPFLGILLNPVFAAAAMAMSSVSVVSNSLRLRNFQVR
- a CDS encoding cation transporter, translated to MTSIKIKGMSCNHCVMAVTKALEGIGSVKNIKVDLKKGEAMFDEIGTVDMDTIRKKIKSSGYEVES
- a CDS encoding AbrB/MazE/SpoVT family DNA-binding domain-containing protein gives rise to the protein MSTSTIMKISPQGQIRIPKKIMITLGIEKGDYLEVDVEKSQIVLKPRKLIDPSQGWYWTKEWQKMEADVDEEIEKDQLSAEFESAEEGLKWLKK